The genomic window TCATATAGACGAACGAGTCGTTCTCTGACGAGGTTCCCTGAAGAAAGTACGCGTCCTGCTCTCGCATTCCAGCTATTTGGACCGTGGACAACTGCATCTTTACACCCATGACAGCAATGGGAATTCGGTACAAGTTCTCCTGCGCCAGCTCTGGAAACAGGGCCTTTCGAACCCGTGAATTGCTACCATCACATGCAACAAGCAAGCCGCCAACGCAAGTCGAGCCATCGTCGAATGTTACGGTAATCACACTTGAGCAGCCTTTTCCAGTTTCGTTTACGGCCTCATCAGAGCAGCTGTTTGGAGTTTCAATAAAGGACTTGAACGCCTTGCCCCACTAGATAGTACTTCAGTCAGAGACTTGTTGGCCAGCCAAATGCACGTATGTCTGCGCTTCGAGTACAGCATTGTTGAGCAATTACCGGCAATTGTACGGGTCAGCATGAATCTTCTTACCTCGATATCAACATCTGTGGCTAGCCACTTTCTCAACCTCTCTCGTGTTACGCGGGCTCGCACTGTCTCTGGAAGAGGCGGTGTTGTTGCTTTGAGTTCACCGGTGCTGAGATCGTAGAAGGGGAATCTCGGAACAAGGCCTGACGCAATGCCCTGACGATCGACGTACGTCTCTGCGAATCTGGACAGTAGTTCAGGCCTGAGAAGAGACCTCAACATGGGAAGGGACCAATTGAGCGTCAAACCCCATCCAACCCCACGGGTGTTCATGTCTGCATCCCGCTCGAAGATGCGGAAAGGTACACCCTGCTGGCGCAAATGCTGGGCCAGCAACAAGCCGCTGATACCCGccccgatgatgatgactggCCGGCAGTCTGAGACTGACGCTGAGGGCGCCGCCGAGATAGACTTGGCTCCGCCTTGTGCCATTCTGGCAACGTCTTCGTTATCAATGAGTGACGGACGAAATCAAGGGGAGGAGGCGACAAGGCGACAGGCAGTGCAAAACCGTAGGCAGACGCAGAGCGGGAGGTTGATCAACCGTAGAGCTATTAAGTTGGCCGCCCTCTTTTGAACATATTCATCCCAGGGTATCGCtgagcagaagaagaagaaggaaaaaactTGGCACAACACGTGCTTGAGCTGCACAGAGAGGCGGGTCAGCAAACACACCATGGAGTCCGATATTGTAAGATGGAGATACGTACTACCAGAATGATGGCCGCGACGGAGCGCAGGGGATCAATTTGGGTCAGTTTGAAAGATGTCAGTCGTTGGTCATGACAAAAGAGGAAAGTCTTGCCCAGCTCCTGAAGGTCAAAGACTTGTTGCCAATATTCCAGCGTCCGAGAGGACCTTTCTCTTCCACCACCAATCTAGATTGCCAAAATTTCTTCACCCAGATGTCTCCTGCGGGTAATCTGCCGAGCTGATCAGTCGACGCTTCGACGCAAGGAGTCCTTTCCCGGTTCGTTCGATGCCGATACCCCGACGTGTTACTCCCTCGTTACTATACCGATGAGCAGGTTGACAGGGTCATGATTACTACTACTCTGTGCACTTGGGAAAACTGTGGACCAAATCTGTGAGCTTTGGAGTCGCCAGATCGGAAATTGTGATGGGCCCACATGCACATGGAGTACTAGGCCTTGTCTTGGCCGCTAAGCACTAGTAGTACAAAGCAACTGGGGTTTGGGGACTCTCACGGTGACCTCTCTGCATGTGTCTTGCTAGCAGCAGGGCTACTAATAAAGGCACCAGGGATCCCTCGCAGTCCGTCGCTTCCAGAAGCTTAGTCTATGCCCAAGTATATTTCATCTCCTCATCTTTACGAAAGGCAAGCACAAACCCACGAATGGTTAGCTCAACAAATTTCCTCGGCACTATGTCCACGTCTACAATATCCGACCGCGTGGGCGTCTTCTCCATTCAGCCATGACCTGATAAAATCACCAACTGTTGTCCGGCATTGCCTCCGTTGTGGCTGGCGGACGAGTGGATCGTGGTGTTGACGAGCCTTCTTCCGATTTGGAGCCACCAAAACGATCACCGCCACAAGTTGGAAATGTGGAAGCTGGGGCTTTGTTTCGGTTCCGAGTCTGGCAACTGGCTGCTTCCATGAGACATGTACCGTAGGTGACAGTATCGCCAAACATCTGCACATAAATACCTCGTTCAGTTTTTCTGGCTCTGGTGGCTTGACCTGGAAGGCAAGCGCCTGGCAATTCCACTTTCAAAGCGACCCTTATTTTCTCACATCTTGACCGTGTGTGGACAAGGGGGAGGGACGAACGTAGCCAGGGGTCTTTGGTGTCCCAGCTGGTTGATAACCGAAGTACCCTCGCAGGTACAGTACTTCAGCGCACCCATGAAGGTACAAAAACGTCCAGGCAgacgtgaattgctcggcggacTCGCTCTTTTTGCTAGCCGCGCTCATCCCCTAACTACTGACTTGCTGGAGATGCTGGAGCAAGATTCGGATCGATTGGGACACAGATTTGCCTCTTGGAGGAGCGGCCATTGCCTGAAAGGGGACAGGACGCTTCTTCTGGTTGACCGGGGTCACGACGTTTTATTAGCGAGAGCTTGTCTAGATGGAGTGGAGGTAGCTGAGAGAACTCTAGACGGTATTGCATTGCCACGTACCTAGGTTTTTGTTGTGTTTAAACTCTCCCCATATATAACTAAGAGATAATCTacggcagaatatatttaccTACCATAAAATATAcagtaatatattataatataaagcctgATATCCAGGTACCTGGTGGGGCGcgagcgcacctagcaaaaagagtgagcccgccgagcaattgAATTGACAGGCAAACGAGGCATCCCATCCTCTGACAACCTGTTCACAGCACAATGGAACTCAACCTTGGCAGGGTTCTAACTTCTGCCACCATTCCAGAGCATTGCATACGCGAAATATCTTCAACGGCGCTGCAGCGTATTCGACTTTACATTcatatattatttatttatttttaatacgAATCGGGAGTAAATGGATCCTGGAAGGCTGCTGATGACAAAGCGAATTATATTATGAGGCGCTGAAACAGATCTTTCTCCATAACTCTCTCTTTCCAGAAGCATAGTGAAAAGCACAAAGAGGTATTTGCTCTTTTCGCCTATCGGGATACTCTTCGGCATGTTTCCAAACCACTTCACGGCAATATTGAAAGAGGGCTGGAAAAGAGGGAACTCAGTTCGTCGTCCGAACCTCCATTTAGTGAccatcattgatgtcaacTCTGGGCACTTATGGAGCGATGTGGGTTGCAGCGCTCATGCATACAGCTCCCAATAGACGGACTCATACATTTGTATGTGCCCTATCCCTGAATTGCCATGTACCTACCACCCTTCTACGCGGCCATCCCGCCAACCGTCCATCCTTAGCTTAACCAAATGGCCAAGTGAGGTTGTACCATCGACTTGTATAATTTGCTCCTCTATCTTGAAGTATTTCATGTATGTAATGCCTAGCTTCAGATAGATGCACAAGAAGTCGAGACAAAGGCGGGTCGATTATTGGAGCTGCGAAAAGGCAGCGGGTGGTTGGTAAACGTGAGATATTATCAAGGCCGGCATACTTCAGAAATGTATTGATTCTGTATGTATTCGAGGACTCGTCCACAAGCTCAATAAATTTCCAAATTGTCAAAACAACGATGCCGCTCGCGCTTAAGGGCTACCTGTCGATTTCCGGTCCATTAATAAGATGGATAACGTCCGTGTCAAACATGTTTAAAATCTCTAAAGCTACTTGTCTAGAATACTTCAAACATTAGTACGCCAACTATTGATTAAAAATAGGTAGTAATAGGGAAACATACCAGGAGCGAACTACGTCATGACTTTATCAAGGAATATGGTAAAATATAAGCAGCTTCTAACTCGGCGTGATCACCATCTAGGGGATAACCGTTATCGTCTCGCGGGTCACCATGGTTTTCTTTAACGCGCTTAAAAAACTTATCTCGCTGAAATTTACGTGAGATCACACAGCGATATCGGTCACGTATAAGATAGTCTGTTTGAAGCGATCACAATCAAGATGACGTTCCCATAAATGTCTCCTCATGTGAGGGACCACGGGAGTGGTTTGTGATGAAGGCACAAGAGCTTGAGGTGCAATGACAAGTGTTTTATTGCAAGAGAGCTAATTGAAGTTGGAAGCTTGACCATGATGGTTAGTGGAGTTCGGATAAATCCCCCTATCGGGCTTTCAGGGGTAGCTGATGGAACTTCACGAACCAGACTGCATTTACTCATCGGAGGGTTGTGCCGAGAGTGGCGTGTACAGCTGGTTGTAAGTATGTACAACAAGCTCGACTGGATCGCATGGTCCAATCTATGGAGTACAGTATCGCGTGTGAAGATGCCTCACAAAGCCAATACCTTGGCTGTGTAATACCTGTTCCTTGCGTTGCATATCGTCCGGGGTATCTTCTTGAGAGGGAAGAACTGGGAACGGTGCTGCCTTTACGCATGAGATACTCCATTGCATCAACAATCACGTATAGAAAGTCGCGAAACAAACCAGTACAGCAAGGGAGACCGAATTCCGGGGTTAGTTTTGCAAGGAGCTCGACAGAGCTTGGTTGGTTGAGTATTGATAGAACGGTATACTAGTGCAGGAGCCCGAATTGAAACGGTCCATGGCCCCATGGTTACTGGGACCACCGTCGGATTGGCGGTACTGCAGCTAACCCTAGCATGGTGTAGGCCTCTCATCCGCTAAGAGGTGCATGAACAGGTTTTGCTTCTCTGATGCCCTCCGAGATGATAGCTGCAACAGTGGGGGGCCATATCGCCGTTGGCCATTCTCGTCTTTGGCCAGGCTTCCCGAGCTTGCTAGTGGAGAGACGGCCTTGCTTCTTTCGAGAGTTCACGATACGACATCTCTCGGAGCTTCTCAGGCCCTGGCAGGAATAGCAAGCAGTCGAGTACTTGGCATCGCACCTTAGGCAGGGGGGCTGAGGTGGATAGGGGATGACAAGCTGAGACAAAATGAAGGCGCCCGCAATACGTACGGAGAGCAGACTGCACAACTAGTATCCGGGTTCAAAAGAGCGGATGTATGGAGTGTTTGGCAAGCGAGAGACCGGGGCTCCGGGTCTTTCTCAAGTGTGTGGGATAACGATTGCATGGCATGTGAGgcggatggatggatgtgtTTGATATAAAGTCTGGTACTCGGCGGAGGTGCAGGGTTCAGGGTAATATCACCAGTTGACAACAGCGGCGACTGTGCCGGGAAGGAGCGACCCAACATTGGACTTCAAGCTCCCGCGTGTTTTGAGCTGTCAAGTGGTGCCACGCTCATGGtgggcttcaatgttggctcaCAGTGATTGACAATATgcactgtactccgtactggaGGGTATCTGCGACGTAACTGACACCGAAACTGCGATTTGCTTTCTTTGCGCTGCTGTGCGCCGTTCTTTTGTGGTCCCCCCACGTCGATCTTTATGGCCTCTCCGTCCCGTCAATTGGGAAAGAGGTGGTCAAAGCACGGCACCTACCATGGCAAGGGGATTTGGCAGCCAAGCTTCAGCCCAAGTCGATGGCTGTCAACGGGTGCCTGAGCGCAACATGGAAACATGAACCTTAACCCAGTGGCGCGGATTGACTGATGGACTGACTGATTGAGCATGCATGCGTACAACATGCAACTCACAGGATCAGGTAGGTGGTTCCTCGCTTGAGAGCATGGACCGCAAGCCCCAATGCACAAGACCTGGGGCGTGGGTAATTGACGCAACACAGCATGGAccacgacatctggacgctTGCCGCTTGCCGCTTAACGCTCGACATCTATTGAACAGCTTAAAGGCTGCGGCGCTTGGCAGTGCACTCATCGGACTGGATGGTCCAAGATGGGTTTAGGCTCTCCGGCAGCTGGTGGGGCCCCATTCTAATTGAGCGACGGCAACAGTTGGCCAAGCCTGCTGTCCCACCCGCCTCCCCTCCTGCAGCCCAGGGTCCCAggtccatctcggccaggGCCATCCTTTTGCATCGATGTCTGCGACCGTCAACCACATGTTGGCCTTCCCTTTGCCATCCCCAACTACTCCATACcaagaagcaccagacaaTCTACTTGGTGTTTCTGCCAGAGTGCCCGTCCGGCACCAGCCAATCCACTTGCCCGAGTGCTGTGGTGTCCATCGCCGTCCTTTAAGTTTGGCCGTTGCCCAATCTGTTGCAACACTCGTTCGTTGCCTCTCCTTCTTGGTCTATAAATCCGTTTCCTTTCAATCTTCTTCCCTTCCTACCACGGGTTCTTTAGTGTGTTGAAGCAAGCTGTCGGAAACGACAAGTCCGTTTTCGTCTCGTCTGCAGAGCTGCTGCAATTCGAGTCGTTACGCGCCCGCCTTCGTGTTCTGCCCGCACCGGCTTTTACGTCCTTTTTTACCGGACCTTCTCTGTACCTCGTCTGCTCGTCGGCGCCTCGAACCTTCAGACAACTGTGGCCATTTTATAATCCCTTCACTTGAATCTGTTTTCTCTTTGTCAGCTTCAGGCGTCTTTCTCCATCTCGCCTGTCTACATCTCTCTCGGCCGGCGCAAAAAGTCCTCCCGAAGCACCCTCTTCAACGTTACCAAACTGGGTTATCATGTCTACCAATGTCGACGAAAAGTCCAAGGACGCCCATGTTCGCCAAACCggctcatcgtcgtcaagCGACAATGATCCCCCCGCTGGATTTCTCCCGGCCACTGCTGGTGTCAccaatgtcgacgccgcctgGAAGTTCCTGAACGAACATCGCGACGCCGAAGGCATCGATGCGGTTAATCTGACTGCTCTGCGCCACAAGATCGACTGGCACATTGTTCCCCTCATGTTCCTGTGTTACACTATGCAATTCCTCGACAAGGTTATCCTGAATGTGAGCCACACCCTGTTCACCACCTTTCTTTCCCAAGCGACATCTGCAATTCTTTGGCCCGTACCAAGGTCAGGTTGCAGTGTCGCAGTTGGCAATTACCCACGATTGCTTAATCGCTAACCATCAACTCGCCAGTATGCCGCCGTCATGGGAATCAACAAGGACCTGAAGCTCCAGGGCAATGATTTCTCCAATGTTGCCACGTTTCTCTTCGTTGGTCTGCTTTGCTTCGAAGTTCCCAACAGTATGTTGCCCCTGTCGCATAGCAGAACAGCGACCGGAAACGAACTCTTCGCTGCGAGGACCATATTTGGCTAACACATGGCCTGCTGCAGTTTACTTCCTTCAAATCTTTCCCGCCGCCAAGTGGCTCGGAGCCAATGTCACTCTCTGGGGCATCGcaactgcatgtggtgcaGCTGCCCACAATTACCAGAGCTTGCTTGTCTCGCGTATCTTTCTCGGCATCTTCGAGGCCACTATTGCCCCCTCTCTGATGCTTATCAGCAGCCAATGGTACACCAAGTCAGAGCAGGCTCCCCGTTTCTCCTTCTGGTATCTTGGTCTGGGTCTTGGTCAAATTGTCGGCGGTCTCGTTTCCTTCGGTTTCCAGCACATGACGCCCGGTGCCGCCCTGGCTGGTTGGAGAACTATGTTTGTCGTCCTAGGATGTTTGACTGTTGTCTTCGGCATCTGCACTTTGTTTTTCATCCCCGATACCCCAATGCAGGCCAAGTGGCTGTCCGACA from Metarhizium brunneum chromosome 2, complete sequence includes these protein-coding regions:
- the THI73 gene encoding Thiamine pathway transporter THI73 codes for the protein MSTNVDEKSKDAHVRQTGSSSSSDNDPPAGFLPATAGVTNVDAAWKFLNEHRDAEGIDAVNLTALRHKIDWHIVPLMFLCYTMQFLDKVILNYAAVMGINKDLKLQGNDFSNVATFLFVGLLCFEVPNIYFLQIFPAAKWLGANVTLWGIATACGAAAHNYQSLLVSRIFLGIFEATIAPSLMLISSQWYTKSEQAPRFSFWYLGLGLGQIVGGLVSFGFQHMTPGAALAGWRTMFVVLGCLTVVFGICTLFFIPDTPMQAKWLSDTEKVALLKHISVNQTGIQSRKFRVKEIFEALLDPQIYLLILSVVLLSVSSGVVTTYSATLIRNILSDEPPAWAPKKAALLNMPSGIVSIFFTLMVGYGIRKKSHRWAWIIACIIPAIIGGALMSFLPKSNKAGLLAGIYLVNAVVAPLTIFYNWTVANCAGATKRAFAAAIISGSFSLGNIIGPQTFQARDAPDYHPAKLAVMGTQAGCAVTTFVLFLYYVWANKRRNDRSKETEEQFLSPEVWASLTDKENKHFRYTY